In Lodderomyces elongisporus chromosome 1, complete sequence, the DNA window CAGAAACTCTGGGCTCTTATTGATCAATATCCTTTGTTCAAGTGGCAATGCCTCGCAATCGCCTGCTCGTTGCGAAAATTTGCTGCTTTCGTCAAGAACAGCAGTTTGCGTACTTGCACTATTATTGAATTTAAGTCCAAATAGTGATCCCTTTCGACTCAGCTTGGGTCTTTCTTCGCCATTGTTCAGTGTTGCACttccttgttcttttaATCTCTTTTGTACCAATTGTTCGTATTTCTGCGTGAACCCATGAAACTTGACACCATTAACAATTAGTTTCGGTTCATGTTTAGTCAAATTGTGTTGGAGTAGTTGTTTACGAAACGCCTCTGTGTAGTATAGACATTGTAAGATGGAATTGCAGTAACATGTATTTCCAAAATTCTCCATTCCAAAAATCTTTGTGTTTCCATCCCCATAGGGGAGCTGTTGCAATGCTTCAGGCATGTATGTCAGAGTCTTTGTGATTCACTGGGTAATATGGGCAATTGGGTAATTGGACAATGGATGACACTGCCTATAAGCTTCACTCTCCAAGACTTTCAATCaatatgtgtgtgtttcTCTCACTTTCTTTAATTCGCTATTTCACTATTTCGCTCTGTCTCCACTATCGCTTTGACTCGTCGTTTTCTCTTTACTCTTCCGTCGCGCGCACACACTCACATCCACACCCACAtagacacagacacagacactctctgtttttttctcgCTTTCTCGCtttccacttttttttttttaatttttttttttaactattttttttattttattttatttttggttctGTCGTTCATTGCAGTTTGGGAATGTAGTTGGCCATGAGTAGAAGTGTCGAGATCCTTTCCATTTCCGCCCACGACTGTCTGCAATTTGCCACTTTTACACTACCTCCTAGTACCTAATATCCGATGTACTTTAAATCATTTCCAATGAATATCATCAGCAGATACAAGGTATTAACCGTACTCGATCCCTTATCAAAAATCAGAAATATCATTCGATAAAATGTTTTGCTCTCACATGATAAGTCTCTATTCTTACTAGGgagtgaagaaaaaaaaaagagcaaaaaaaaaagaaaaacaaaaacaaacaaacaaacaaacataaAAGATCAACGGAATGGCGGAGACGGGGAAGGAGGGAAGGAGGGAAGGAGAAAGGGATTGGAGGAATACAAAAGTCCGGAAATCAAGAGAGCAAAGTGCAGAGCCTCACACGATTTCGTTTTTCAGAAAAAGATCACTTGATATTTGCTGTACTCATTATATTAAATTCAGATCTGCCCACAAAAGTATGGTAAAAAAGAGGAGGATGGGCGAGTGGGGGGTAAAGGGTGGAGAGATGTGGGTGAGATGGGAGTATCCCCACCGGTACATCTGGGACAAAACAAAGGCCATGGTGGAGATGTTTTGGGGAAAGTGATTTTTAACAAAGGTCATCACAAGCCATGGGCACGACAacattcaaaatcaaacaagAGCCCTGTTTGTGCTTTCCGCATACGTCGGAACGATTATTTACTTACTACCCTTTCAATTTGCTCTGagtgcattttttttttcttttgagttAGAAGTTTTGGAGGatacaaaaaatattagcaagtcaaaaaaaaatttgctttgtttgtttgtttgtttgccagtttgtttgtttgcatGCTGCGCCAAAATTCTCGgattaatttattttaagCCAATAAtacatttctttttatggGAAACGTAACTGATTGAGAGGAGATTCTGTAGAtaaattttactttttcaattttttttttttggtaagaTGAACGAGATGACCATTGAAGTGTCTCCACAGTATCGTCGTTGGGGCCAAGTGGAGAAGCTTTCATATtcacttttcaaaaattgttttttctcaaaaaaataaaaaaataagggaatggcaaaagtaaaatttTTGTACTCACTTGAAATTAATAATGCAATACTGTAGGAAAGGAGTGTACAGTAAAggcaaagcaaaagcaaaacaggAGAGGAGAGGAAGATAATTTTAGTTTCATTCCAAAGCCTTAAAACTTCTCACGCTACTGACAATTATCCAGCAAAAGCGGGGAGTGGGGGCAgggggaggaggaagagagTATACTAATagagtgttttttttgagtgGTTTGATGAATGAGACCAGCTATTAcgaacaaataaacaaatacaataaataagtagatgaaacaaaacaaaacacaacacaGCACAGCACAACACATATATTTTCATACGCGCTAATGAATTTGTAGACACATGAAAATTAATCCGGACACACGCTCTCggaaaaatttttcacaCCGTCATCTGCACAATCCAGTGGTTTTGTGCAACTTAGTGTATATAACATACCAAAAACGCATAGTAAACTGTAGTGATGTACAGTTTGTTGGGTTGGGTCATTACTAAAAATATTATATTCCataactaaaaaaaaaagtttttccGGAAATCATCTCAAAATGCCAAAATTAGGCATATTCTTTTatgtttttcctttgtctGTGTCCTGATactgaaaataaaataaaataagaaaGCACAGGTATTTGGCTttgtgaatatttggacTTGCTGCTTACCATCTGTCTTGAAATTATCAATTGTTATTCTAATTTCCTAAgtatcttttttgtttctttttttttctttctttgttctctatttctttttcaatcacGAGTATTTGTCACCTTCACATTCTCTGCCTCTTCAACATACTTCAGTTACTTCAGTATCAAAAGATAAGACTTTAACTCAATTTATGATAATACTCTCATTTCTCTATCCATTTAGTCCGAAAGTATTGATTTGGTGACCTCCAAACCATGGTTGTAGCAATCTTATATAATATGATaatcaaaaatcaaaaaaacaaaaaaaaacaaaaaaaccaaaaaaaacaaaaaacgaacaaaccaaaatcaTGTCACTCAGGTTAcgaagtttttttttgccatcttcttcttcatctttttcatcttgttgcttttttttgtgggCTGTTTGGCTCATTCGGTCCTAATGCAGCGGCATTAATATGGCTTAACAGTTTTAGTACAGAAGAGGCAAATATTTCCAGTAGGACAATCGGGAATAAACGGATTATCCTAAtaaaactaaaaacaataaagaaataaagaaataggtttagtttaattttgttttgttttaatttaatttgaGAGTGAAACAATATGCGcgaataaattttttttttttttttttgctttttgtatGCTGGACTTGATTTATCAGTACTGAGTTGCACTTTACTAATCTAACTTCCTTATACCGATATGCGGCAACGGCTGTATATTGTGCTTTGTTTGCACTCCAAGTTACTCCATGGGCAAAACAATGCATCCCCAAAGTAAAATTTTTTACTAGAGATTTGGAGATGAATTTGGGGGAGCCTAACAAGGCGGGCTGGGGAACTAGTCAGCCGGTATGGTgggatgaaaaagaaatacagATAGTTTTGTAGTACTAATTATTGAAGTACAAGActaaaagaaggagaacaAGATGAATGAGgggaggggaggggggaaGAATGTAAGAGGCACAATAGTGACaatgttgaaaattttgcaattggcaaaaaaaaatggaactATAAATAAGGAGGTAAAGTAGCTCTTGGAATTCTACTTCAATActgatgtttttttttacatctTGTCTTTGTTCATCTCGAATAACTACATATCAGTAAACAAATaattaaatatatatatatatacatacatatatttataaacaTATATCATGTCACAAGAACAGGCATCTAATGCTTCTACTACAGAGGCTAATGAGATTGAAGCTAAGTatgaacaagaacaaccaATCTCAGAAGAACCACAAcctcaagaaaaaaaggcaTTAGCTAATAAGCCTTTATCGGCATATGTCGGTATCATTATCATGTGTGTCCTTATTGCCTTTggtggttttgttttcggTTTCGATACTGGTACAATCTCAGGTTTCATCAATATGTCTGACTTTCAAGAAAGATTCGGTCAATTAAACGACCAAGGTGAATATTACTTTTCCAACGTTAGAACCGGTTTGATTGTTGGTTTGTTCAACGCTGGTTGTGCTGTTGGTGCTTTGTTTATGTCCAAGATTGGTGACTTGTACGGACGTAGGGTTGGTATCATGACAGCAATGATTTTGTACATTGTTGGTTTGATTGTGCAAATTTCGTCCTCAACCAAATGGTACCAACTTACAGTTGGTAGAATTCTTACAGGTGTTGCCGTTGGCTGTTTGTCGGTCTTGTGTCCATTGTTTATCTCCGAAGTTTCACCAAAACACTTGAGAGGTACCTTGGTTTGTTGTTTCCAATTGATGATTACCTTGGGTATCTTTTTGGGATACTGTACCACTTATGGTACCAAGACATACACCGACTCCAGACAATGGAGAATCCCATTGGGTTTGTGTTTTGCTTGGGCCTTGTTGTTAGTTGGTGGTATGATCCCAATGCCTGAATCACCACGTTACTTGGTTGGTAAGGACAAGATTGAGGATGCTAAGCAAGCATTGGCTAGAGTTAACAAAGTTTCTCCTGAAGACCCTGAATTGTACAATGAATTGCAATTGATTCAAGCTGGTgttgaaagagaaagattgGCTGGTAAGGCTGGTTGGATGACCTTGATTACTGGTAAACCAAGAATCTTTGAGAGAGTTCTTATTGGTGCCCTCTTGCAAGCATTGCAACAATTAACCGGTGACAACTACTTCTTTTACTACAGTACCACTATTTTCAAAGCTGTTGGTTTGAATGATTCTTTTGAGACTTCGATTGTTATTGGTGTTATCAACTTTGCTTCAACATTCTTGGGTATTTACGCTATTGAGAAGTTGGGTAGAAGACACTGTCTTTTGATTGGTTCGGTTGCCATGTCTGTTTGTTTCCTTATCTACTCCTTGATTGGTTCACAACATTTGTACTACCATGGAAGCAGTGGTGCTACCAGACACCCAGATGGTGATGCAATGATTTTCATTACTTCCCTCtacattttcttctttgcttcAACCTGGGCTGGTGGTGTTTACTCTGTTATCTCCGAAATTTATCCATTGAAGGTTAGATCCAAGGCCATGGGTGTCGCCAATGCTGCTAACTGGATCTTTGGTTTCTTGATTTCATTCTTTACTTCATTCATTACCAGTGCTATCCACTTTTACTATGgttttgtcttctttgGCTGTCTTTTGTTCTCCATCTTCTTTGTCTACTTTGGAGTTTACGAAACCAAGGGTCTTTCTTTGGAAGAGGTTGACGAGATGTACGCAAGCGGTGTCGTGGCATGGAAATCTAGTAAATGGGTCCCACCAAGTGAAGAATCCATGGCTACTTCAACAGGTTATGCAGCATATGCAAAACCACAAGAAGAGCACGTTTGATAAAGTATTTCCCCACAATTTTACTACTATCACCATCATTATCAGTAGCAAGCATTATTATCGCTATTACTACCATTACAACTACTACCCAGTTTTTTTATGACTTTCATgatgaaaaatttaatacaaatttgaataaaaataataataataataataattattattattattataattgcAAAACATTGAAGATATCAAtgattgtatatatatatagagatACGATATAGACTTTTGAATCACAATTTTAATTCCGATCAATCAGATATgtagcaaaaacaaaaaaaaaaaataggagaACAACAGGGCAGGCGGGAGGGGAGGTTAGcaaattggaaaaggaaaaggaaatgggGAGAGaggggagaaaaaaaagaataatagtCTATTGTGGACCCCTTACTGGATCGGCAGATCACAATCTATATTATAACAAATTCGGGAATCGATATGCAGATTAAAGTGATGATAAAAAGgttgggaaaaaaaaacattgaaaCTGAAACTTAGATTGTTTAATGATGTTATCGATGGTTACTTTGGCCCAGTGATGTcatttatctttttctcgGAGTACAATTTCTcgatttgttttttaaattgtattgaaagagaaaaaagaataacaatataaaaatataaaaaaataaaagccCAAAATCAACAGATAAAGTTTGGTTTGTCCGAGAATCCGGAAAAATTATACGCAGTATCTACCATTACGTTAGCACGAGAATATTATACACACGCacacaaaaaggaaaaaggaaaaataaaaagaaataaaaaataaaaaaataaaaaataaaaaataaaaaaataaaaagggaaaatgTGACATCATATGACcgaggaaaagaaatgatgcccaaaatttttgttcttcagCTACATCTAAAACACTTGAGTGTCCAATAATGCTCTGACTAATACACTTGGACTATGTTATATTCAGTTACATGCAAAGACGAAAGTGATGTTCAACTAAtaatgagaatgagaatgagagaaaagaagagactatggaaaacaaaattgtacCTAATAACATTTACCATACCATattcaccaaaaaaaaaaaaatttattattttgattttgtcagaaaaaaaggacaagaaacaataaaacaataagaaagaaaaacaacatcGCTTATTGAAGACTATTATTGTGgcaaaaagatgaaaagaaaaaaattttcttaTTTCATATCCAGCGGAAACGGACTCAAGCTATGGGTATTGCATCTTGCCGAGATCCGGGGTGATCAAGAATAAGAGTTGTTAGACTAATACCGTATACCAAAAGGTCTAAGTTTTAGCCAAACACAAGAAGCCATCAACTTAAGactaaacaaataaacgaATGTCTCGGCTCTGATGGCCCAACGTGGTGACTACTTtctctccccccccctcccccttGGTCTAAGATGGTCTAAGATTGCTATCACTACTCGCCTGTTAAGAGTGGTgtgctttttttctcttttctttttttctttgttcttttcttttcttcttttttttttttctttgctttgcttttctattcttttgtgATTGTAGCAGCAATAgcttaaaagaaaatgctgcgaaaaaaaaaaagaaaaagaaaaagaaaaaaaaaagaaacagcgATAAGCACGGCGGAGTTCTATGGCAGTTTTGACACACAAAGCATTGCTATTGTTGCTCATCTACAATCCCATACCTGTATATACCTTCCAACAACTGCTGGTATTAATTTACTGATACTTACTGGTTTTTGTTAACATTGAGaaacaataatgatgatgacccTTGTCTGCTTAAAGAATGAGTAAATgaattcatttatttttttttttttaaaaaaaaaagtcttAGCTTCCCTTTTGTCCATGAAGGAGAAAACATAGTAATTGATATTCCGATACAAAAGTATAAGTATCTGGGAATATTTCTGTTATATCCTTCAACCAAGGTCTGGAAGATAAATTATTGggacttttttttttaataaattttcctttttattcttttcgtcttttcctttcctttactttccttcctttattctttttaccAATAATCAAAAAGTGTGTTTTAACAATGTCTCAAGCATCAACACATACAACTACATCGCCAGAAATTCAGGAGGAGCACGAGAAAAAGTATGATGAGGAGCCAGTAGGAGATTTGGAAAACCAAGAGAACCAAGAAACCCAGTTGGCTGATGAGTTGAGTAAGAAACCTGCCCGTGCCTACATTGGGGTTATCATCATGTGTGGTTTAATTGCCTTTGGTGGATTCGTTTTCGGATTCGATACTGGTACAATCTCAGGTTTCATCAATATGAGTGACTTTTTAGAAAGATTTGGTCAAGTTGATGGTAGCGGAGATTACTATTTCTCAAACGTTAGAACAGGTTTGATTGTTGGTATTTTCAATGCTGGTTGTGCCGTGGGTGCAATCTTCCTTTCCAAGACTGCTGATATCTGGGGTAGAAGAGCTGGTATCTTGACCGCAATGCTTTTCTACGTCGTTGGTATCATTGTCCAAATCTCATCGCTGAGTGCTTGGTATCAAGTCATGATTGGTAGAATCTTTTCAGGTATTGGTGTCGGATGTTTATCCGTCGTTTGTCCATTGTATATCTCCGAAGTTTCACCAAAGCATTTGAGAGGTACCTTGGTTTGTTGTTTCCAATTGATGATTACCTTGGGTATCTTTTTGGGATACTGTACCACTTATGGTACCAAGACATACACCGACTCTAGACAATGGAGAATCCCATTGGGTTTGTGTTTTGCTTGGGCTTTATTGTTGATTGGAGGTATGGCAAACATGCCCGAATCACCACGTTACTTGATCGGTAAGGATAAGATTGAAAAAGCCAAGGCTTCAttagcaaaaacaaacaaggtTTCCGAAGACCAACCCGCATTACTTAAGGAAGTTCAATTGATCCAGGCCGGTgttgaaagagaaagattgGCTGGTAAGGCTGGTTGGATGACCTTGATTACTGGTAAACCAAGAATCTTTGAAAGAGTCATTGTTGGTGCATTGTGTCAAGCATTGCAACAATTAACCGGTAACAATTACTTCTTCTACTATAGTACTACTATTTTCAAAGCTGTTGGTTTGAATGATTCCTTCCAAACATCAATCATTATTGGTGTTATCAACTTTGCATCGACATTCTTGGGTATCTACTTGATTGAGAAATTGGGAAGAAGAACTTGTTTGTTGTACGGTTCATGTGCAATGTCGGTTTGTTTCCTTATCTACTCTCTAGTCGGTACTCAAAGTCTTTATGTTGATGGTCCTGATGGTCCAACGAACCAGCCAAGTGGTGATGCAATGATTTTCATCACATGtttgttcattttctttttcgccTCGACATGGGCTGGTGGTGTTTACTCCATCATTTCCGAAATTTACCCATTGAAGATTAGATCAAAGGCAATGGGTATTGCATCTTCAGCAAACTGGATCTTTGGTTTCTTGATTTCATTCTTCACTTCATTCATTACTGATGCTATCCACTTTTACTATGgttttgtcttctttgGCTGTCTTTTAttctccattttctttgtctaCTTTATGGTTTATGAAACCAAGGGTCTTTCCTTGGAAGAAGTTGATGAATTGTATCAAAGTGGTATTCCTGCATGGAAATCATCTGGATGGGTGCCACCAAGCGAGGAGGAAATGGCCACTTCAACCGGATACGCTGGTTACCACAAACCACAAGAAGAGCATGCTGCAGAAGAGGAGAATGTTCCTGCCATGGAGCAACGCCGTGCATCTGAAGAAATTGTGTAATCgagtttttgaaagaacGGACTCGCGTACCGATACAGCTACACCTACTCATACCCGTATAGTTACAATTCTCGTACACACATTTACACATATTTACACACACTTACACCGCTTTCTTTTTACGCAAACATataaacacatacacatataaacaaataattaaagaaacacaCTGGTTGTAATATCGGAAGAATTatggttttttttctttttcgcgGACATTTCAGGATTTTTTTAGAGAGAATGATTttataaacaaatataaataGAAATTTAGATTCTCATATTAATTGTTTCTGTGAAAGTTTTTGTAGTTGATAACAAGAAAGACAAtataacaaaaagaaattctgtctttctttcgctctttctctttctttctaataATTCCCAcccttcctcttcttcttccattAACACTTTTATAACAGTTATGATGGAATACATTTGTTAAATTCAGTAGTGAGTTTATACGGAGGTTTAGTTAGCGACTCGTGAAATTTTAGTATCTCACTCGCTCTCCCACTCAACAACTTTTGCACGCGCTACCAAATACCCAGTTTAGTGTATTGCTTGCGCGAATGGTAAAACGAAAGAAgacgaaaaaaagaaaaagaaaaaaaaagctgaACAAGATCTAGTTATCAAATCAAGACAGCTTTCGTTAGCACATTTGTTTCCCAATTTAATACttcagaagaagaagaagaagaagcaataACAGCATACTTCAGCGATGTTTAATAGTCTATGGAGCAGGGCACCAGGTGTCTCTTTTGTTGCAAAGAGGTTCAAACACGAGTATGCACCAAGATTCAAGGAAGTGGAAAAGGCACAAAAGGGAAGAGTTTCAGTCAGGACAGGAGGTTCAATAAGAGGAAATACATTGGAATTTGGCAAGATTGGATTGAGGTTGAAATCCGAAGGCCTTAGATTGCACGCAAATCAGTTGATTGCAGCAGACAAAGTGTTAAAGAGAGAGCTTCGACCAACTAAGTCGACGCTTATCACAAGGTTTGTGTGTGACTTGGCTGTTTGTATAAAGGGTAATATGACAAGAATGGGTAAAGGAAAAGGTGCTTTTGATCATTGGGCAACTAGGATGCCCACTGGTAAAgttctttttgaaataaaaggaTCGATCCATGATAAAGTTGCTAGAGAAGCTTTGAGAAAAGCTGCAGATCGATTGCCAGGTCAATACGAAATTATAACCCCAGAGTCTCAAGTACGGGTCAGTGTTACAGATTTGATTGATAAACCAGAGCCAGTGAATTACCTCGAGAAGCTTAACAAGAACCCTACAAGAAAATGGGCCAACTTGCAAGCATTTAGAACAAACCCAATGTACAAAAAGTATAGTGGTcgttattaaaaaaagaatggaagaACAAATGAAGGAAATTAGAGGGGAAAATGATACCCCTAAATGGAAACACTATAATGTATATAGCAAATGTGATCAATAAATATTAcgtttcatttttttaaaaataaagctGAAGGCGTACACTTTGTTGAAGGATTTACAAATTAGATTTGGCCATCCTTTT includes these proteins:
- the mrpl16 gene encoding 39S ribosomal protein L16, mitochondrial (BUSCO:EOG09264T3S), whose protein sequence is MFNSLWSRAPGVSFVAKRFKHEYAPRFKEVEKAQKGRVSVRTGGSIRGNTLEFGKIGLRLKSEGLRLHANQLIAADKVLKRELRPTKSTLITRFVCDLAVCIKGNMTRMGKGKGAFDHWATRMPTGKVLFEIKGSIHDKVAREALRKAADRLPGQYEIITPESQVRVSVTDLIDKPEPVNYLEKLNKNPTRKWANLQAFRTNPMYKKYSGRY
- the HXT5_3 gene encoding hexose transporter hxt5, with the protein product MSQASTHTTTSPEIQEEHEKKYDEEPVGDLENQENQETQLADELSKKPARAYIGVIIMCGLIAFGGFVFGFDTGTISGFINMSDFLERFGQVDGSGDYYFSNVRTGLIVGIFNAGCAVGAIFLSKTADIWGRRAGILTAMLFYVVGIIVQISSSSAWYQVMIGRIFSGIGVGCLSVVCPLYISEVSPKHLRGTLVCCFQLMITLGIFLGYCTTYGTKTYTDSRQWRIPLGLCFAWALLLIGGMANMPESPRYLIGKDKIEKAKASLAKTNKVSEDQPALLKEVQLIQAGVERERLAGKAGWMTLITGKPRIFERVIVGALCQALQQLTGNNYFFYYSTTIFKAVGLNDSFQTSIIIGVINFASTFLGIYLIEKLGRRTCLLYGSCAMSVCFLIYSLVGTQSLYVDGPDGPTNQPSGDAMIFITCLFIFFFASTWAGGVYSIISEIYPLKIRSKAMGIASSANWIFGFLISFFTSFITDAIHFYYGFVFFGCLLFSIFFVYFMVYETKGLSLEEVDELYQSGIPAWKSSGWVPPSEEEMATSTGYAGYHKPQEEHAAEEENVPAMEQRRASEEIV
- the HXT5_2 gene encoding hexose transporter hxt5, yielding MSQEQASNASTTEANEIEAKYEQEQPISEEPQPQEKKALANKPLSAYVGIIIMCVLIAFGGFVFGFDTGTISGFINMSDFQERFGQLNDQGEYYFSNVRTGLIVGLFNAGCAVGALFMSKIGDLYGRRVGIMTAMILYIVGLIVQISSSTKWYQLTVGRILTGVAVGCLSVLCPLFISEVSPKHLRGTLVCCFQLMITLGIFLGYCTTYGTKTYTDSRQWRIPLGLCFAWALLLVGGMIPMPESPRYLVGKDKIEDAKQALARVNKVSPEDPELYNELQLIQAGVERERLAGKAGWMTLITGKPRIFERVLIGALLQALQQLTGDNYFFYYSTTIFKAVGLNDSFETSIVIGVINFASTFLGIYAIEKLGRRHCLLIGSVAMSVCFLIYSLIGSQHLYYHGSSGATRHPDGDAMIFITSLYIFFFASTWAGGVYSVISEIYPLKVRSKAMGVANAANWIFGFLISFFTSFITSAIHFYYGFVFFGCLLFSIFFVYFGVYETKGLSLEEVDEMYASGVVAWKSSKWVPPSEESMATSTGYAAYAKPQEEHV